The following are encoded together in the Streptomyces flavofungini genome:
- a CDS encoding bifunctional SulP family inorganic anion transporter/carbonic anhydrase yields the protein MSACVPTSAAQPAHGPRPQQPHAPPPRKKFRVSGADVSASIAVFLIALPLSLGIALATGAPLQAGLVAAAVGGLVAGRFGGAPLQVSGPAAGLTVVTAELIQRYGWRTTCAITVLAGVAQIGLGCLRVARTALAVSPAVVHGMLAGIGVTIAAAQLHIVLGGTPQSSVTANLGALPAQLADLHPAALSVSALTLGILVLWPRIPGRAGRVVRTVPAPLVAVTAATALSGLAALSVAKVDLPSWRTHALAGLPEGPALGLVAAVLTITLVCSVQSLLGAVAVDKLTAKRTDAEERVGRSDLDRELRGQGVANMVSGALGGLPIAGVAVRSVANVRAGAVSRNSTMLHGVWVVAASLLLVPVLEKIPLASLAALVMFVGAQMVSINHIRTVTRHREVLVYAATTLAVVFLGVLEGVAAGIAVAVAVALHRLARTRITCEEDSEGVHHVHVRGQLTFLAVPRLSRCLHHVPQRAHAVVELDGSFMDHAAYETLQSWLDAHAAQGGSAEVTGRGGQRITEPAATAHCGCRPWTPWRNHQCDTPQEPPRAARPEQHRLAKGISAFQQNTAPRVRGELARLAREGQRPAQLFLTCADSRVVTSMITSSGPGDLFVVRNVGNLVPLPGAESGDDSVAAAIEYAVDVLKVKSITVCGHSGCGAMQALLNTPPTGAQTPLKRWLRHGLPSLERMAEQTAEAADQPLGATGQPLGATSRPLGAAEQALRGMPRLAGRAPADAVEQLCLTNVVQQLEHLRAHEAVSRRLAEGSLELHGMYFHVGEAQAYLLAEGTDGAEEGKETGGTARPGQAPDEVFSQVPPAHPVEV from the coding sequence GCTCCAGGTCAGCGGCCCCGCCGCCGGCCTCACCGTCGTCACCGCCGAGCTCATCCAGCGCTACGGCTGGCGGACCACCTGCGCCATCACCGTCCTCGCCGGAGTCGCCCAGATCGGCCTCGGATGCCTGCGCGTGGCCCGCACCGCGCTCGCCGTGAGCCCCGCCGTCGTGCACGGCATGCTCGCCGGAATCGGCGTCACCATCGCCGCCGCCCAACTGCACATCGTGCTCGGCGGCACCCCCCAGAGCTCCGTGACCGCCAACCTCGGCGCGCTGCCCGCCCAGTTGGCGGACCTGCACCCGGCAGCGCTGTCCGTGAGCGCGCTGACCCTCGGCATCCTCGTACTGTGGCCCCGGATCCCCGGCCGCGCCGGACGCGTCGTACGGACCGTCCCCGCGCCCCTGGTCGCCGTCACGGCCGCCACCGCCCTCTCCGGACTAGCCGCCCTGAGCGTCGCCAAGGTCGACCTGCCCTCCTGGCGCACCCACGCCCTCGCCGGACTGCCCGAGGGACCCGCGCTCGGCCTCGTCGCCGCCGTGCTCACGATCACCCTGGTGTGCAGCGTGCAGTCGCTGCTCGGAGCGGTCGCCGTCGACAAGCTCACGGCCAAGCGCACCGACGCCGAGGAGCGGGTGGGCCGCTCCGACCTCGACCGCGAGCTGCGCGGCCAGGGCGTGGCGAACATGGTGTCCGGGGCGCTCGGCGGACTGCCCATCGCGGGCGTCGCCGTGCGCAGCGTGGCGAATGTGCGCGCCGGTGCCGTCAGCAGGAACTCCACGATGCTGCACGGCGTTTGGGTAGTAGCGGCCTCCCTGCTGCTCGTGCCGGTCCTGGAGAAGATCCCGCTCGCCTCCCTGGCCGCGCTCGTCATGTTCGTCGGCGCCCAGATGGTCAGCATCAACCACATCCGCACGGTCACCCGCCACCGCGAAGTCCTCGTGTACGCGGCCACCACCCTGGCCGTGGTGTTCCTCGGCGTCCTGGAAGGCGTGGCCGCGGGCATCGCCGTGGCGGTCGCCGTCGCCCTGCACCGCCTCGCCCGCACCCGCATCACCTGCGAGGAGGACTCGGAAGGCGTGCACCACGTGCACGTGCGGGGACAGCTGACGTTCCTCGCGGTGCCCCGGCTCAGCCGCTGCCTGCACCACGTCCCCCAGCGGGCGCACGCCGTCGTGGAACTGGACGGCTCCTTCATGGACCACGCGGCGTACGAGACCCTGCAGAGCTGGCTCGACGCGCACGCCGCGCAGGGCGGCAGCGCCGAGGTCACCGGACGCGGCGGCCAGCGCATCACGGAGCCCGCGGCCACCGCCCACTGCGGCTGCCGCCCCTGGACACCCTGGCGCAACCACCAGTGCGACACCCCCCAGGAACCCCCGCGCGCCGCCCGGCCCGAACAGCACCGACTGGCCAAGGGAATCAGCGCGTTCCAGCAGAACACGGCACCACGCGTGCGGGGCGAGCTGGCCCGTCTCGCGCGCGAGGGACAGCGGCCCGCGCAGCTCTTCCTGACGTGCGCCGACTCCCGCGTCGTCACGTCGATGATCACGTCGAGCGGCCCCGGCGACCTCTTCGTCGTCCGCAACGTCGGCAATCTGGTGCCGCTGCCCGGCGCCGAGAGCGGCGACGACTCCGTGGCCGCCGCGATCGAGTACGCGGTGGACGTGCTGAAGGTCAAGTCCATCACTGTGTGCGGGCATTCGGGCTGCGGAGCCATGCAGGCGCTGCTCAACACGCCGCCGACCGGGGCACAGACGCCGCTCAAGCGCTGGCTGCGGCACGGCCTGCCGAGCCTGGAGCGGATGGCCGAGCAGACCGCGGAGGCGGCCGACCAGCCTCTGGGTGCCACCGGCCAGCCCCTCGGCGCCACCAGCCGACCCCTGGGCGCCGCCGAGCAGGCCCTGCGCGGAATGCCCCGGCTCGCGGGCCGCGCCCCCGCCGACGCCGTCGAGCAGCTCTGCCTCACCAACGTCGTCCAGCAGTTGGAGCACCTGCGGGCCCACGAGGCGGTGTCGAGGCGGCTCGCCGAAGGGAGCCTGGAACTGCACGGGATGTACTTCCACGTGGGCGAGGCCCAGGCATATCTGCTGGCCGAAGGCACGGACGGAGCGGAAGAAGGGAAGGAGACGGGTGGAACGGCGCGCCCGGGGCAGGCACCTGACGAGGTGTTCAGCCAGGTGCCACCCGCTCACCCAGTAGAGGTCTAA
- the acs gene encoding acetate--CoA ligase encodes MVWDTTDTPGKGDVVSNESLANLLKEDRRFAPPADLAAHANVKAEAYEQAKADRLGFWATQARRLTWATEPTETLDWSNPPFAKWFADGKLNVAYNCVDRHVEAGNGDRVAIHFEGEPGDSRAITYAELKDEVSRAANALTELGITAGDRVAVYLPMIPEAVVAMLACARIGAAHSVVFGGFSADAIAARIKDADAKLVITADGGYRRGKPSALKPAVDEALSREGTQGVGKVLVVRRTEQDVAWTEGRDLWWHDVVGKQSPEHTPEAFDAEQPLFVLYTSGTTGKPKGILHTSGGYLTQASYTHHAVFDLKPETDVYWCTADIGWVTGHSYITYGPLSNGATQVIYEGTPDTPHQGRFWEIVQKYGVTILYTAPTAIRTFMKWGDDIPAKFDLSSLRVLGSVGEPINPEAWVWYRKHIGADTCPIVDTWWQTETGAMMISPLPGVTETKPGSAQRALPGIAATVVDDEANEVPDGGGGYLVLTEPWPSMLRTIWGDDQRFIDTYWSRFEGKYFAGDGAKKDDDGDIWLLGRVDDVMLVSGHNISTTEVESALVSHPSVAEAAVVGAADETTGQAIVAFVILRGTADAEDAELVGQLRNHVGATLGPIAKPKRILPVAELPKTRSGKIMRRLLRDVAENRQLGDVTTLTDSSVMDLIQSKLPAAPSED; translated from the coding sequence GTGGTCTGGGACACAACGGACACCCCGGGAAAGGGAGATGTCGTGAGCAACGAAAGCCTGGCCAACCTGCTCAAGGAGGACCGCAGGTTCGCGCCGCCGGCCGACCTGGCGGCGCACGCCAACGTCAAGGCGGAGGCGTATGAACAGGCCAAGGCTGACAGGCTCGGCTTCTGGGCCACGCAGGCCCGTCGGCTGACCTGGGCCACCGAACCGACCGAGACGCTCGACTGGTCGAACCCTCCGTTCGCGAAGTGGTTCGCCGACGGCAAGCTCAACGTCGCGTACAACTGCGTCGACCGCCACGTCGAGGCGGGCAACGGCGACCGCGTGGCCATCCACTTCGAGGGCGAGCCCGGCGACAGCAGGGCCATCACCTACGCCGAGCTGAAGGACGAGGTCAGCCGCGCGGCCAACGCGCTTACCGAGCTGGGGATCACCGCGGGCGACCGGGTCGCGGTCTATCTGCCGATGATCCCCGAGGCGGTCGTGGCGATGCTGGCGTGCGCCCGCATCGGCGCCGCGCACTCGGTGGTGTTCGGCGGCTTCTCCGCCGACGCCATCGCCGCGCGCATCAAGGACGCCGACGCCAAGCTCGTCATCACCGCCGACGGCGGCTACCGCCGGGGCAAGCCGTCCGCGCTCAAGCCCGCGGTCGACGAGGCCCTGAGCCGCGAGGGCACCCAAGGCGTCGGCAAGGTCCTCGTCGTCCGGCGCACCGAGCAGGACGTGGCCTGGACCGAAGGCCGCGACCTGTGGTGGCACGACGTCGTCGGCAAGCAGTCGCCGGAGCACACGCCCGAGGCGTTCGACGCCGAGCAGCCGCTGTTCGTCCTCTACACCTCGGGGACGACGGGCAAGCCGAAGGGCATCCTGCACACCTCCGGCGGCTACCTGACGCAGGCGTCGTACACCCACCACGCCGTCTTCGACCTCAAGCCGGAGACCGACGTCTACTGGTGCACGGCCGACATCGGCTGGGTCACGGGCCACTCGTACATCACCTACGGCCCGCTCTCGAACGGCGCCACCCAGGTGATCTACGAGGGCACGCCGGACACCCCGCACCAGGGCCGGTTCTGGGAGATCGTGCAGAAGTACGGGGTCACGATCCTGTACACGGCGCCGACGGCGATCCGTACGTTCATGAAGTGGGGCGACGACATCCCCGCCAAGTTCGACCTCAGCAGCCTGCGGGTGCTCGGGTCGGTGGGCGAGCCGATCAACCCCGAGGCGTGGGTCTGGTACCGCAAGCACATCGGCGCCGACACCTGCCCGATCGTGGACACGTGGTGGCAGACCGAGACCGGCGCCATGATGATCTCGCCGCTGCCCGGCGTGACCGAGACCAAGCCGGGCTCCGCGCAGCGGGCGCTGCCCGGGATCGCGGCGACCGTCGTGGACGACGAGGCGAACGAGGTGCCGGACGGCGGCGGTGGCTATCTGGTCCTGACCGAGCCGTGGCCGTCGATGCTGCGCACCATCTGGGGTGACGACCAGCGGTTCATCGACACGTACTGGTCGCGCTTCGAGGGCAAGTACTTCGCCGGGGACGGCGCGAAGAAGGACGACGACGGGGACATCTGGCTGCTCGGCCGGGTGGACGACGTGATGCTCGTCTCCGGGCACAACATCTCGACCACGGAGGTCGAGTCGGCGCTCGTGTCGCACCCGTCCGTCGCGGAGGCCGCCGTCGTCGGCGCCGCCGACGAGACGACGGGCCAGGCCATCGTGGCGTTCGTGATCCTGCGGGGCACGGCGGACGCGGAGGACGCGGAGCTGGTGGGTCAGCTGCGCAACCACGTCGGGGCGACGCTCGGCCCCATCGCGAAGCCCAAGCGGATCCTGCCGGTGGCCGAGCTGCCGAAGACCCGGTCCGGGAAGATCATGCGGCGACTCCTGCGGGACGTCGCGGAGAACCGCCAGCTCGGTGACGTGACCACGCTCACGGACTCGTCCGTGATGGACCTGATCCAGTCCAAGCTGCCGGCTGCGCCGAGCGAGGACTGA
- the nhaA gene encoding Na+/H+ antiporter NhaA: MAAPTSSNRKVLGRLSLPERNFVAEALRAETVGGVLLLIAAITALIWANTPIKESYESVRDFHLGPASLGLDLSIQHWAADGLLAVFFFVAGIELKRELVAGDLRDPKAAALPVIAAICGMAVPALVYTLVNVLGGGATDGWAVPTATDIAFALAVLAVIGTSLPSALRAFLLTLAVVDDLFAIIIIAIFFTSDLNFAALGGAILGLAVFWLLLRKGVRGWYVYVPLALVIWGLMYNSGVHATIAGVAMGLMLRCHKEEGERHSPGEHIEHLVRPLSAGLAVPLFALFSAGVAVSGGALGDVFTKPETLGVVLGLVVGKAVGIFGGTWLAARFTKAELNEDLAWPDVFAVASLAGIGFTVSLLIGELAFSEDPLLTDEIKAAVLVGSLIAAVVSGVLLKLRNRKYRKLWEDEERDEDQSGIPDIYEQDDPDYHLRMAEIYEKKAAEHRRLARLSAGSSDRHDGPA; this comes from the coding sequence GTGGCCGCGCCCACCAGCAGCAACCGCAAAGTACTCGGACGCCTCTCCCTGCCCGAGCGGAACTTCGTCGCGGAGGCGCTGCGCGCCGAGACCGTCGGTGGCGTACTCCTGCTCATCGCCGCCATCACGGCACTGATCTGGGCGAACACCCCGATCAAGGAGAGCTACGAGAGCGTCAGGGACTTCCATCTCGGACCCGCCTCGCTCGGCCTCGACCTGTCCATACAGCACTGGGCGGCCGACGGACTGCTCGCGGTCTTCTTCTTCGTCGCCGGGATCGAGCTCAAGCGCGAGCTGGTCGCCGGCGATCTGCGGGACCCCAAGGCCGCCGCGCTGCCCGTGATCGCCGCCATCTGCGGCATGGCCGTGCCCGCGCTCGTCTACACCCTGGTGAACGTCCTCGGCGGCGGCGCCACGGACGGCTGGGCCGTGCCGACCGCGACCGACATCGCCTTCGCGCTCGCCGTCCTCGCGGTCATCGGCACCTCGCTGCCGTCCGCGCTGCGGGCCTTCCTGCTGACCCTCGCCGTCGTCGACGACCTCTTCGCGATCATCATCATCGCGATCTTCTTCACCAGCGACCTGAACTTCGCGGCGCTCGGCGGCGCGATCCTCGGCCTCGCGGTCTTCTGGCTGCTGCTCCGCAAGGGCGTCCGCGGCTGGTACGTCTACGTTCCGCTGGCCCTCGTCATCTGGGGCCTGATGTACAACAGCGGCGTCCACGCCACCATCGCCGGCGTCGCCATGGGCCTGATGCTGCGCTGCCACAAGGAGGAGGGCGAGCGGCACTCCCCCGGTGAGCACATCGAGCATCTGGTACGCCCCCTCTCCGCCGGGCTCGCCGTGCCGCTGTTCGCGCTGTTCAGCGCCGGTGTCGCGGTGTCCGGCGGGGCGCTCGGCGACGTCTTCACCAAGCCGGAGACCCTCGGCGTGGTGCTCGGCCTCGTCGTCGGCAAGGCCGTCGGCATCTTCGGCGGCACCTGGCTCGCCGCCCGCTTCACCAAGGCCGAGCTGAACGAGGACCTGGCGTGGCCGGATGTGTTCGCGGTGGCCTCGCTCGCCGGAATCGGCTTCACTGTCTCGCTGCTCATCGGGGAACTCGCCTTCAGCGAGGACCCGTTGCTCACCGACGAGATCAAGGCCGCGGTGCTGGTCGGCTCGCTGATAGCGGCCGTGGTCTCCGGAGTCCTGCTGAAGCTCCGCAACCGGAAGTACCGCAAGCTGTGGGAGGACGAGGAGCGCGACGAGGACCAGAGCGGCATCCCTGACATCTACGAACAGGACGATCCGGACTACCACCTGCGGATGGCGGAGATCTACGAGAAGAAGGCCGCCGAGCACCGCAGACTTGCTCGACTGTCAGCCGGATCGAGCGACAGGCACGACGGTCCGGCATGA
- a CDS encoding phage holin family protein, producing MSAPDGPVGTERSLGQLVSAASKEMSELVHDEIALVKAQLTQDVKRGAIGSAAFIAAIAVLIFSLPMLSFALAYGIRTWSGLNMAICFVLSFAANVLVAGILAWIGVIYAKKAAKGKGPQKAAAAAKETAAVLGNVKPHPRAVAPAGALELEAGERADAVARSTT from the coding sequence ATGAGCGCACCCGACGGTCCCGTCGGCACCGAACGCAGCCTCGGCCAGCTCGTCTCCGCGGCGAGCAAAGAGATGTCGGAGCTGGTGCACGATGAGATCGCGCTGGTCAAGGCCCAGCTGACGCAGGACGTCAAGCGCGGTGCGATCGGCAGCGCCGCGTTCATCGCGGCCATCGCCGTCCTCATCTTCTCGCTGCCGATGCTGAGCTTCGCCCTGGCCTATGGCATCCGCACTTGGAGCGGGTTGAACATGGCCATCTGCTTCGTGCTGTCGTTCGCCGCGAATGTCCTGGTGGCCGGAATTCTCGCGTGGATCGGCGTGATCTACGCGAAGAAGGCCGCGAAGGGCAAGGGCCCCCAGAAGGCCGCGGCCGCCGCCAAGGAGACCGCCGCCGTCCTCGGGAACGTCAAGCCGCACCCGCGCGCCGTGGCCCCTGCGGGGGCCCTTGAGCTGGAGGCCGGTGAGCGGGCCGACGCTGTGGCACGCTCGACTACATGA
- a CDS encoding alpha/beta fold hydrolase produces the protein MTDQVPPPDRATAPTPATVRIEGPWTHRDVAANGARFHIAEAGEGPLVLLLHGFPQFWWAWRHQLVALADAGFRAVAMDLRGVGGSDRTPRGYDPANLALDITGVVRSLGEPDAALVGHDLGGYLAWTAAVMRPKLVRRLAVSSMPHPRRWRAAMLRDRKQTAAGSYVWGFQRPWLPERQLVADDGALVGRLVRDWSGPRLPDDEAVETYRRAMCIPSTAHCSIEPYRWMVRSLARPDGIQFNRRMKRPVRVPTLHLHGSLDPVMRTRSAAGSGEYVEAPYRWRLFDGLGHFPHEEDPVAFSNELVSWLKDPEPDR, from the coding sequence ATGACGGACCAAGTCCCACCCCCGGACAGGGCCACCGCGCCGACCCCCGCGACCGTACGGATCGAGGGCCCCTGGACGCACCGGGACGTCGCCGCCAACGGCGCCCGCTTCCACATCGCGGAGGCAGGTGAGGGCCCGCTGGTGCTCCTCCTGCACGGCTTCCCGCAGTTCTGGTGGGCCTGGCGGCACCAGCTCGTCGCGCTCGCCGACGCGGGCTTCCGGGCGGTGGCGATGGACCTGCGCGGCGTGGGCGGCAGCGACCGCACCCCGCGCGGCTACGACCCCGCGAACCTCGCCCTGGACATCACCGGCGTCGTACGGTCCCTCGGCGAGCCCGACGCCGCGCTCGTCGGGCACGACCTGGGCGGCTACCTCGCCTGGACGGCCGCCGTGATGCGGCCCAAGCTGGTGCGCCGCCTCGCCGTCTCCTCGATGCCGCACCCGCGCCGCTGGCGCGCGGCGATGCTGCGGGACCGCAAGCAGACGGCGGCCGGGTCGTACGTGTGGGGCTTCCAGCGGCCGTGGCTGCCGGAGCGTCAGCTGGTCGCGGACGACGGGGCCCTGGTGGGGCGGCTGGTCCGGGACTGGTCGGGGCCGCGCCTGCCGGACGACGAGGCCGTGGAGACGTACCGCCGCGCCATGTGCATCCCCTCGACGGCGCACTGCTCGATCGAGCCGTACCGCTGGATGGTGCGCTCCCTCGCCCGGCCCGACGGGATCCAGTTCAACCGGCGCATGAAGCGGCCGGTGCGGGTGCCGACGCTGCATCTGCACGGCTCCCTGGACCCGGTGATGCGCACCCGCAGCGCGGCGGGGTCCGGCGAGTACGTCGAAGCGCCCTACCGCTGGCGGCTGTTCGACGGCCTCGGGCACTTCCCGCACGAGGAGGACCCGGTGGCGTTCTCCAACGAGCTGGTGTCGTGGCTGAAGGACCCCGAGCCGGACCGGTAG
- a CDS encoding MarP family serine protease — protein sequence MNVLDILLLLAAVWFAIVGYRQGFVVGILSVIGFLGGGLVAVYLLPVIWDAFTDEGARVSTTAAVAAVVVVIVCASVGQAFTTHLGNKLRRYITWQPARALDATGGALVNVVAMLLVAWLIGSALAGTTLPTLGKEVRNSTVLHGVSRTLPNKADTWFADFSSVLAQNGFPQVFSPFSNEPIKDVEPPDPKLVGSKVAADAKRSIVKISGDAHSCGKALEGTGFVFAPRRVMTNAHVVGGVDEPKVQIGGEAEKYDAKVVLYDWERDIAVLDVPTLPAPPLQFTSRDAQSGDSAIVAGFPEDGPYDVRSARVRGRITAKGPDIYHRGTVRRDVYSLYATVRQGNSGGPLLTPDGKVYGVIFAKSLDDPDTGYALTVDEVREDIERGRTANQEVDSQGCAL from the coding sequence GTGAACGTGCTGGACATCCTGCTGCTGCTCGCCGCCGTGTGGTTCGCGATCGTCGGCTACCGCCAGGGTTTCGTCGTCGGCATCCTCTCGGTGATCGGCTTCCTCGGCGGCGGTCTCGTCGCGGTGTATCTGCTGCCGGTCATCTGGGACGCCTTCACCGACGAGGGCGCGCGGGTCAGCACGACCGCGGCCGTCGCCGCCGTCGTCGTCGTGATCGTCTGCGCCTCCGTCGGCCAGGCCTTCACCACCCACCTGGGCAACAAGCTCCGCAGGTACATCACCTGGCAGCCCGCCAGAGCCCTGGACGCCACCGGCGGCGCGCTGGTCAACGTCGTCGCGATGCTGCTCGTCGCCTGGCTGATCGGCTCCGCCCTCGCGGGCACCACGCTGCCGACGCTCGGCAAGGAGGTGCGCAACTCCACGGTCCTGCACGGGGTCTCCCGCACCCTGCCGAACAAGGCGGACACCTGGTTCGCCGACTTCTCCTCCGTCCTCGCGCAGAACGGCTTCCCACAGGTCTTCAGCCCGTTCTCGAACGAGCCCATCAAGGACGTCGAGCCCCCGGACCCCAAACTGGTGGGCAGCAAGGTCGCGGCCGATGCCAAGCGCTCCATCGTGAAGATCAGCGGTGACGCGCACAGCTGCGGCAAGGCCCTCGAAGGCACCGGCTTCGTGTTCGCCCCGCGCCGCGTGATGACGAACGCGCACGTGGTCGGCGGCGTCGACGAGCCCAAGGTGCAGATAGGGGGCGAGGCCGAGAAGTACGACGCCAAGGTCGTGCTCTACGACTGGGAGCGCGACATCGCCGTCCTGGACGTGCCGACCCTGCCCGCGCCGCCGCTGCAGTTCACCTCGCGCGACGCCCAGAGCGGCGACAGCGCGATCGTGGCGGGCTTCCCCGAGGACGGCCCCTACGACGTCCGCTCCGCGCGCGTGCGCGGCCGCATCACGGCCAAGGGCCCCGACATCTACCACCGGGGCACGGTCCGCCGCGATGTGTACTCGCTGTACGCCACGGTCCGCCAGGGCAACTCCGGCGGCCCGCTGCTCACCCCGGACGGCAAGGTCTACGGCGTGATCTTCGCCAAGTCGCTCGACGACCCGGACACCGGATACGCCCTGACCGTGGACGAGGTGCGCGAGGACATCGAGCGCGGCCGCACCGCCAACCAGGAGGTCGACAGCCAGGGGTGCGCGCTCTAG
- a CDS encoding NUDIX hydrolase, producing MTHASDTHTDETDMTDGQGKDPARPQGSARPQGPATGGPVRRDDHHALTARGLLSAEGLPPWLTPVLRAVESVRPDQLSRFLPPEDGAGRKSAVLVLFGEGERGPELLLMERASSLRSHAGQPSFPGGALDPEDGDPRVAGPLRAALREAEEETGLDPSGVQLFGVLPSLFIPVSDFVVTPVLGWWRVPSPVGVVDPAETARVFTVPVSDLTDPANRATTVHPSGHRGPAFLVESALVWGFTAGLIDRLLHYAGWERPWDRGREVPLDWGS from the coding sequence ATGACGCACGCGAGCGATACGCACACAGACGAGACGGACATGACCGACGGCCAGGGCAAGGACCCGGCACGCCCCCAAGGCTCCGCACGCCCCCAAGGCCCCGCGACCGGCGGCCCCGTCCGCCGCGACGACCACCACGCCCTCACCGCCCGGGGCCTGCTCTCCGCCGAGGGCCTGCCCCCGTGGCTCACCCCCGTGCTGCGCGCCGTCGAGAGCGTCCGCCCCGACCAGCTCAGCCGCTTCCTGCCGCCGGAGGACGGCGCGGGCCGGAAGTCCGCCGTCCTCGTCCTGTTCGGCGAGGGCGAGCGGGGCCCGGAGCTGCTGCTCATGGAGCGGGCCAGCTCGCTGCGCTCGCACGCGGGCCAGCCGTCGTTCCCCGGCGGCGCCCTCGACCCGGAGGACGGCGACCCGCGCGTCGCGGGCCCGCTGCGGGCGGCGCTGCGCGAGGCCGAGGAGGAGACCGGCCTCGACCCGAGCGGCGTGCAGCTCTTCGGCGTGCTGCCGAGCCTGTTCATCCCGGTGAGCGACTTCGTCGTGACGCCGGTGCTCGGCTGGTGGCGCGTGCCGAGCCCCGTCGGCGTCGTCGACCCGGCCGAGACGGCCCGGGTGTTCACGGTCCCCGTGTCCGATCTCACGGACCCGGCGAACCGCGCGACGACGGTCCACCCGAGCGGCCACCGCGGCCCGGCGTTCCTCGTCGAGTCCGCCCTGGTCTGGGGTTTCACGGCCGGCCTCATCGACAGACTGCTGCACTACGCGGGCTGGGAGCGCCCCTGGGACCGAGGCCGCGAGGTCCCGCTCGACTGGGGCTCATGA
- the nth gene encoding endonuclease III, translated as MAKRGVSEGSRDGGGTVPKTATTAAKKAAPAKKTAPAKKAAPVESAASARKATPAKKPTAAKKTAPAKKATPTDDAAPLKRPKPPQSHTALVRQARRINRELADVYPYAHPELDFENPFQLLVATVLSAQTTDLRVNQTTPALFSRYPTPEDLAAANPEEVEELIRPTGFFRAKTRSIMGLSAALRDDFGGEVPGRLQDLVKLPGVGRKTAFVVLGNAFGVPGITVDTHFGRLVRRWKWTEETDPDKVEAAVGALFPKSDWTMLSHRVIFHGRRICHARKPACGACPIAPLCPSYGEGETDPDKARKLLKYEMGGMPGQRLNPPPDYPGKAAPPLGAAG; from the coding sequence ATGGCGAAACGAGGCGTGTCAGAAGGCTCCAGGGACGGAGGCGGGACGGTGCCGAAGACGGCGACGACGGCGGCGAAGAAGGCTGCCCCGGCGAAGAAGACAGCTCCGGCCAAGAAGGCAGCCCCTGTCGAGAGCGCGGCCTCCGCCAGGAAGGCCACTCCCGCCAAGAAGCCGACTGCCGCCAAGAAGACGGCTCCCGCCAAGAAGGCAACGCCCACGGACGACGCCGCCCCCCTCAAGAGGCCCAAACCCCCGCAATCCCACACCGCCCTCGTCCGCCAGGCCCGCCGCATCAACCGTGAGCTGGCCGACGTGTATCCGTACGCCCACCCGGAGCTGGACTTCGAGAACCCCTTCCAGCTCCTGGTCGCCACCGTCCTGTCGGCCCAGACGACGGACCTGCGGGTGAACCAGACGACCCCGGCGCTCTTCTCCCGCTACCCCACCCCCGAGGACCTGGCCGCCGCCAACCCCGAGGAGGTCGAGGAGCTGATCCGCCCGACCGGCTTCTTCCGCGCCAAGACGCGGTCGATCATGGGCCTGTCGGCGGCGCTGCGCGACGACTTCGGCGGCGAGGTCCCCGGCCGCCTCCAGGACCTGGTCAAGCTGCCGGGTGTGGGCCGCAAGACCGCGTTCGTGGTGCTGGGCAACGCCTTCGGAGTCCCCGGGATCACCGTGGACACGCACTTCGGCCGCCTGGTGCGCCGCTGGAAGTGGACGGAGGAGACCGACCCGGACAAGGTCGAGGCCGCCGTCGGCGCGCTGTTCCCGAAGAGCGACTGGACGATGCTCTCGCACCGCGTGATCTTCCACGGCCGCCGCATCTGCCACGCCCGCAAGCCCGCCTGCGGCGCCTGCCCGATCGCCCCCCTCTGCCCGTCGTACGGAGAGGGCGAGACGGACCCCGACAAGGCCAGGAAGCTCCTGAAGTACGAGATGGGGGGCATGCCCGGCCAGCGGCTCAACCCGCCGCCCGACTATCCGGGCAAGGCGGCCCCGCCCCTGGGCGCCGCCGGGTGA
- a CDS encoding Crp/Fnr family transcriptional regulator, whose product MDDVLRRAPLFAALDDEQAAELRASMSEVTLARGDALFHEGDPGDRLYVVTEGKVKLHRTSPDGRENMLAVLGPGELIGELSLFDPGPRTATASALTEVKLLGLGHGDLQPWLNARPEVAAALLRAVARRLRKTNDQMSDLVFSDVPGRVARALLDLSRRFGVQSEEGIHVVHDLTQEELAQLVGASRETVNKALADFAGRGWLRLEARAVILLDVERLAKRSR is encoded by the coding sequence GTGGACGACGTTCTGCGGCGCGCCCCGCTCTTCGCGGCGCTCGATGACGAGCAGGCCGCGGAGCTCCGCGCCTCCATGAGTGAGGTGACCCTCGCGCGCGGAGACGCGCTTTTCCATGAGGGCGACCCCGGAGACCGGCTGTACGTGGTCACCGAGGGCAAGGTGAAGCTCCACCGCACGTCCCCGGACGGCCGCGAGAACATGCTCGCGGTGCTCGGCCCCGGCGAGCTGATCGGTGAGCTCTCGCTCTTCGACCCGGGCCCGCGCACGGCCACGGCCTCCGCCCTCACCGAGGTCAAGCTGCTCGGCCTCGGCCACGGCGACCTCCAGCCCTGGCTGAACGCCCGCCCTGAGGTGGCCGCCGCCCTGCTGCGCGCTGTCGCCCGGCGCCTGCGCAAGACCAACGACCAGATGTCGGACCTGGTGTTCTCCGACGTCCCCGGCCGCGTGGCCCGCGCCCTGCTGGACCTGTCCCGCCGCTTCGGCGTGCAGTCCGAGGAAGGCATCCACGTGGTGCACGACCTCACCCAGGAAGAGCTGGCCCAGTTGGTCGGCGCGTCGCGCGAGACGGTCAACAAGGCCCTCGCCGACTTCGCGGGCCGCGGCTGGCTGCGCCTGGAGGCCCGCGCGGTGATCCTGCTCGACGTGGAGCGCCTGGCCAAGCGGTCGCGCTGA